A window of Methanolobus sediminis contains these coding sequences:
- a CDS encoding 3-methyl-2-oxobutanoate dehydrogenase subunit VorB: MATQLVKGNTAAVIGALYAGCDCYFGYPITPASEILQEASKYFPKLGRKFVQAESEEAAINMVYGAASTGHRVMTASSGPGISLKQEGVSYIAGAELPCVIVDIMRAGPGLGNIGPEQGDYSQVVKGGGHGNYKNIVLAPNSVQEMCDFVIKGFELAFKYRNPVVVLADGVLGQMVESLQFPEVSVKPEIDTEWAVSGTAETRENLVTSIFLDFNQLEEFNYEIQEKYATIEEQEVEYEDYMTKDASIILVAYGISSRICKSAVDQARKEGIKVGLFRPKTLFPFPKEELKAIADSRECTFVSVEMSNGQMLEDIKLAIECSRPTALVYRMGGNLITMDQVLESIRNIAAVEE; encoded by the coding sequence ATGGCAACACAATTAGTAAAAGGTAACACAGCAGCTGTCATAGGTGCACTATACGCTGGATGTGACTGTTATTTCGGTTATCCTATCACTCCTGCAAGTGAGATTTTGCAGGAAGCTTCTAAGTATTTCCCAAAACTTGGAAGGAAATTCGTACAGGCAGAATCTGAAGAAGCTGCAATTAATATGGTCTACGGTGCAGCATCCACAGGTCACCGGGTCATGACCGCATCATCCGGTCCGGGAATCAGCCTGAAACAGGAAGGAGTTTCTTATATTGCAGGAGCTGAACTTCCATGTGTCATAGTAGATATCATGAGAGCAGGTCCGGGTCTTGGAAATATCGGTCCTGAGCAGGGAGATTACAGTCAGGTAGTAAAGGGTGGAGGACACGGTAACTACAAGAATATAGTACTGGCTCCAAACTCCGTGCAGGAAATGTGTGATTTCGTCATCAAGGGATTTGAACTTGCTTTCAAATACCGCAATCCGGTAGTTGTACTGGCTGACGGTGTACTTGGGCAGATGGTTGAGTCCCTTCAGTTCCCGGAAGTTTCAGTAAAACCCGAAATTGACACTGAATGGGCTGTAAGCGGTACAGCAGAAACCAGGGAGAACCTTGTGACATCTATTTTCCTTGACTTCAACCAGCTTGAAGAATTCAACTATGAAATTCAGGAAAAATACGCAACCATCGAGGAGCAGGAAGTCGAGTACGAGGACTATATGACAAAGGATGCATCCATTATTCTTGTAGCATACGGAATCAGCAGTCGTATATGCAAATCTGCTGTTGACCAGGCAAGAAAGGAAGGTATTAAGGTAGGTCTTTTCAGGCCAAAGACACTTTTCCCGTTCCCAAAAGAAGAACTGAAAGCAATTGCAGATTCAAGAGAATGCACATTTGTCTCAGTAGAGATGAGCAACGGACAGATGCTCGAGGACATTAAGCTGGCAATTGAATGCAGCAGGCCTACCGCACTTGTATATCGTATGGGTGGTAACCTTATTACAATGGACCAGGTTCTTGAAAGCATAAGAAATATCGCAGCTGTGGAGGAGTAA
- a CDS encoding DUF2341 domain-containing protein: protein MQTCAALTYSGGGEWNYSEEIIIKENSDSSLTNYQVPIILNSSNFDFSLAQLEGQDIRFTSGDSQLKHWIEEWNAKKETATIWVKVPSIPAGSSTTITMYYGNPEASDIASGSGTFEFFDSFSGTSAFANWDSFTTGGGEQEVSNGVCKLIVPKFHPEDVSSIKSEDEFSINSMFVVKRSKTTTGEDSRGPVITQGFVDPQKETKNQILSVSELQNETKVSWTLKNDKADVRYYPSDLTDIDETEGDWYTIGVAWYLDDELGRISWYKDGIKDSNMDIVSTEENNYIPITDMKVYISANSYSDTSDNTGYVSIDYAYVRNYVPDEPTVTLRNSIQDVDEEAVVETPVRINITPASGIMTAIRIFNTTDYDENAIVDLKDSGLNTIMVLTNEDDIWNLERFVKTAHDNDMQVYAMIFNDPNSDTNEDNSVYVKSVLEEVIDYNSKSLSAFDGVDIALDPCTDDLDSACALNLLLLEDVRKMAGNGLAIAVDIPAFYTLSDLSGVSENADLIILQTYEQGDSNPDTKSEIIDSVASRMGEIRVSEGKALIGISVNKDFQTDADVQSLLSDIEDYYADDSAFMGTSIAVYEDYEAYASVAAPVEDDSGSSGIPGFTGLSAIAGIVGVIAISLIQKRRSKEE from the coding sequence GTGCAAACATGCGCAGCATTAACTTATTCGGGTGGCGGTGAATGGAACTATTCTGAAGAAATTATTATTAAAGAGAATTCAGATAGCAGCCTGACAAATTATCAGGTTCCAATAATTCTGAATAGCTCCAATTTTGATTTTTCTCTTGCCCAGTTAGAAGGACAGGATATACGTTTTACATCCGGTGATTCACAGCTTAAACATTGGATTGAAGAATGGAATGCTAAAAAGGAAACTGCAACAATTTGGGTGAAAGTACCTTCTATTCCTGCCGGAAGCAGTACCACTATCACAATGTATTATGGTAACCCTGAGGCAAGTGATATTGCCAGTGGTTCCGGAACATTTGAGTTTTTTGATTCATTCAGTGGAACCAGTGCTTTTGCAAACTGGGACTCATTCACAACGGGTGGAGGAGAACAGGAAGTTTCTAATGGAGTTTGTAAACTCATAGTTCCTAAATTCCATCCGGAGGACGTTTCCAGCATAAAATCCGAAGACGAATTTTCAATAAACTCCATGTTTGTAGTAAAAAGATCAAAAACAACTACCGGAGAAGACAGCAGAGGTCCTGTGATCACACAGGGATTTGTTGACCCTCAGAAAGAGACCAAGAACCAGATACTGTCCGTATCCGAACTTCAGAATGAGACTAAGGTTAGCTGGACTCTTAAGAATGATAAAGCAGATGTCCGCTATTACCCTTCAGACCTGACAGACATCGATGAAACAGAAGGTGACTGGTATACTATTGGTGTTGCCTGGTATCTGGATGATGAACTTGGAAGAATTTCTTGGTATAAGGATGGTATCAAAGATAGTAATATGGATATTGTATCCACAGAGGAGAACAACTATATTCCGATTACTGATATGAAAGTCTACATATCTGCAAATTCGTACTCTGATACATCAGATAACACGGGTTATGTATCTATTGATTATGCCTATGTACGAAATTATGTTCCTGATGAACCAACTGTAACCCTGAGAAATTCAATTCAGGACGTTGATGAGGAAGCTGTAGTCGAGACTCCTGTCAGGATCAACATAACCCCTGCAAGTGGTATAATGACTGCAATACGCATTTTTAATACAACTGATTATGACGAGAATGCTATTGTTGACCTGAAAGACAGCGGACTGAACACTATCATGGTCCTAACCAATGAAGACGATATCTGGAATCTTGAGAGATTTGTTAAGACTGCACACGACAATGATATGCAGGTCTATGCAATGATCTTCAATGACCCGAACAGTGATACCAATGAGGATAACTCCGTTTATGTGAAGTCTGTCCTTGAAGAGGTGATTGACTACAACAGCAAATCCCTTTCAGCATTTGATGGTGTGGATATAGCTCTTGATCCATGTACAGATGATCTTGATAGTGCATGTGCTTTGAACCTGCTTCTGCTTGAAGATGTCAGGAAAATGGCGGGTAATGGACTTGCAATTGCTGTCGATATTCCTGCGTTTTATACACTGTCTGACCTTTCAGGAGTTTCTGAGAACGCTGATCTGATAATCCTTCAGACATACGAACAGGGAGACTCAAACCCGGATACGAAGTCAGAGATCATTGATTCCGTGGCTTCCAGAATGGGTGAGATAAGAGTATCAGAAGGAAAAGCTCTCATAGGTATTTCAGTAAATAAGGACTTCCAGACTGATGCTGATGTGCAGAGTCTTCTTTCTGACATCGAAGACTATTATGCAGACGACAGTGCATTCATGGGAACATCCATAGCAGTCTATGAGGACTACGAGGCTTATGCAAGTGTTGCAGCACCTGTAGAAGATGACAGTGGAAGCAGTGGTATTCCCGGATTCACCGGATTGTCGGCAATAGCAGGGATTGTCGGAGTAATAGCAATTTCCTTAATTCAAAAAAGAAGGTCAAAAGAAGAATGA
- a CDS encoding NosD domain-containing protein, with protein MGTKQGLILLLVTFFIFLTITIGTTSAVTITVDDDGGADYTSIQDAVNNATKGDTILVYPGMYYENVVVDKQLNITSTDGASVTHVIAASAFDHVFYITADGVTINGFNVSGATGSHEAGIQVFGSSYNKLTNNNISNNRNGIYLSNSCSNILTNNTAARNYNYGIVLSYDCNDNLIYNNLFNNDVNAGFNGINIHNEWNIEKTAGPNIMGGPYLGGNCWEKPDGTGFSQTYYDADFDGICDGSYVVGVDNMDYGPLTPYGGVVTVDDSGGADYTSIKAAIDASNTNATILVYPGTYIENVNVGKQLKIMSTDGASVTHVIAASAYDHVFEIVSDNVTISGFNISGASEDSGIYGSSLHNVILANNNVAYNTYGIHLYGSAKNKLLNNNVVENSYIGIELADSGSNTLINNTVAKNSWYGIRLWYSNNHVLTNNNAVNNNFSGIYLRHSDNNKLTNNIIAENINEGIYLSYYSNDNLIYNNFFNNSVNAKFYGYNTGNVWNTTKTEGTNIAGGPYLGGNYWATPNGTGFSQTHNDTDSDGICNSYYTIVTDPNSIDKLPLRNSIYTVDDGGGADYTTIQAAVNAAIPGATVLVYPGTYVENVNVDKRLNITSTDGAAVTNVIAASTNDHVFEVTADGVKINGFNVSGATYYYKAGICLHYSDYNTLTNNSATNNYNGIFLWGTSNSMLANNNVSKNRDGIYLHSSTDNTLINNNALNNSFSGIYLRFSSNNFLTNNKVSLNADDGILLSGSNNNILTNNSAAGNDVFGIVLEYSNNNMIYNNIFNNSVNTDFIGDNTGNMWIGGTMKLLLNDDEKHTIRTGSSFKLPEGYALNIKQITVEGDKVWMEFSKDGVSLGDEVIDVGSGEATWNYEAVVGDHEAIILFRVLVTDVFQNQVDSLVVVEGLWLIENTLEMEYNIVGGPYLGGNYWATPDNNGFSQTNADTDEDGFCDSPLNKYELAVSNIDYLPLSTTLTITGSCPIDIEVVDPEGFLITKQTNQILGATYREIDINGDGDLNDIVSIPNLKQGNYQIEIIPEQDAEPSETYTLEVSLGGTTLILDKNVPASNIPNQPYNVKITAEREISSYAYNPSINIEKSTNGMNADNSTGPQIIVGDTVTWTYNVTNTGNVNLIDINVTDSKGIEVNCPKTTLEPGESMTCTAIGIAELGQYSNYGNVTAMHGDVEVQDSDLSHYFGYGKKSPGFGILAGLIVIVSITLLRRRGD; from the coding sequence ATGGGAACTAAGCAAGGTCTAATACTATTATTAGTTACATTCTTTATTTTTTTAACCATAACAATAGGAACTACATCGGCAGTTACAATAACTGTTGATGATGACGGTGGCGCAGACTACACTTCGATACAGGATGCAGTAAACAATGCGACTAAAGGGGATACAATTCTCGTGTACCCAGGCATGTATTATGAGAATGTGGTTGTCGATAAACAATTGAATATCACCTCAACCGATGGGGCTTCGGTCACGCACGTAATTGCTGCATCGGCATTCGATCATGTTTTCTATATAACTGCCGACGGAGTGACAATCAATGGTTTTAATGTGAGTGGAGCTACAGGATCTCATGAAGCAGGTATCCAAGTGTTTGGTTCCAGTTACAACAAACTGACAAACAACAATATTTCGAACAACAGGAATGGCATCTATTTGTCGAATTCCTGCAGCAATATTCTGACAAATAACACAGCAGCAAGAAATTACAATTATGGCATCGTTTTGTCTTATGACTGCAACGACAACTTGATTTACAACAACTTGTTTAACAACGATGTCAATGCTGGCTTTAATGGTATCAATATCCATAATGAATGGAACATCGAAAAGACTGCAGGTCCTAATATCATGGGTGGCCCTTACCTGGGAGGCAACTGTTGGGAAAAACCTGATGGAACAGGATTCAGCCAGACATATTATGATGCGGACTTTGACGGCATCTGTGATGGGAGCTATGTTGTTGGTGTAGACAATATGGATTATGGTCCACTCACACCATATGGTGGTGTTGTTACTGTAGATGACAGTGGTGGTGCGGACTATACATCAATAAAAGCAGCAATCGATGCCTCCAATACAAATGCTACCATTCTTGTATATCCGGGCACGTATATTGAGAACGTGAATGTCGGTAAACAACTGAAGATTATGTCAACCGACGGGGCTTCGGTCACGCACGTAATTGCTGCATCGGCATATGATCATGTTTTCGAGATTGTTTCTGATAATGTAACAATCAGCGGTTTCAATATCAGTGGAGCTAGTGAAGATAGCGGCATCTATGGTTCTTCTCTTCATAACGTCATCTTGGCGAACAACAACGTAGCATACAATACCTACGGCATTCATCTGTATGGTTCCGCCAAAAACAAACTGTTAAACAACAATGTAGTAGAAAACAGTTACATTGGCATCGAACTGGCGGATTCCGGTAGCAATACACTGATAAACAACACAGTAGCAAAAAACAGCTGGTACGGTATCCGTCTGTGGTATTCCAACAACCACGTGCTGACAAACAACAACGCAGTAAACAATAACTTTTCCGGCATCTACCTACGTCATTCTGACAACAACAAGCTGACAAATAATATTATAGCAGAAAATATCAATGAAGGCATCTATTTGAGTTATTATTCCAACGACAACCTTATTTACAACAACTTCTTCAACAACTCTGTCAATGCCAAATTTTACGGTTACAACACCGGCAATGTCTGGAACACCACAAAGACCGAAGGCACCAATATAGCAGGTGGTCCTTACCTAGGAGGCAACTACTGGGCAACTCCCAACGGAACTGGATTCAGCCAGACCCACAATGACACGGACAGTGACGGAATATGTAATTCGTACTATACCATAGTCACAGATCCTAATTCTATTGACAAGCTTCCACTTAGAAATTCTATCTATACTGTAGATGACGGTGGTGGTGCGGACTATACTACAATACAGGCAGCGGTTAATGCTGCCATTCCCGGTGCTACCGTCCTTGTGTATCCGGGTACGTATGTTGAAAACGTGAATGTAGATAAACGACTGAATATCACGTCAACCGATGGGGCTGCGGTCACGAATGTCATTGCCGCATCGACTAATGATCATGTTTTCGAGGTCACTGCTGATGGAGTGAAGATCAATGGTTTTAATGTAAGTGGAGCTACATATTATTACAAAGCAGGCATCTGTCTGCATTACTCTGACTACAACACGTTGACAAACAACAGTGCAACCAACAATTACAACGGCATCTTTCTATGGGGTACCAGCAACAGTATGCTGGCAAACAACAACGTTTCGAAGAACAGGGATGGTATCTATCTGCATTCTTCCACAGACAACACGTTGATAAACAACAACGCATTAAACAATAGCTTTTCTGGCATCTATTTGCGTTTTTCCAGTAACAACTTCCTTACAAATAATAAAGTATCGCTCAATGCTGATGATGGTATCCTTCTGTCTGGTTCCAATAACAACATTTTGACAAACAACAGTGCAGCAGGCAATGATGTTTTTGGCATCGTTCTGGAATATTCCAATAACAACATGATATACAACAACATCTTCAATAATTCAGTTAATACTGACTTTATAGGAGACAATACCGGTAACATGTGGATAGGTGGAACTATGAAATTGCTTCTTAATGATGATGAGAAACACACTATTAGGACAGGTTCATCATTTAAGCTACCAGAAGGCTATGCTCTTAACATAAAGCAGATCACTGTCGAAGGCGACAAGGTCTGGATGGAATTCTCCAAGGACGGAGTCTCCTTGGGCGATGAAGTTATTGATGTGGGAAGCGGCGAAGCTACATGGAATTATGAAGCAGTTGTTGGTGACCATGAAGCTATAATCCTATTCAGAGTACTTGTTACAGATGTATTCCAGAATCAGGTTGACAGCCTTGTAGTAGTAGAGGGTCTGTGGCTTATTGAGAACACTCTTGAGATGGAATATAATATTGTAGGTGGACCATATCTAGGCGGTAATTACTGGGCAACGCCTGATAATAATGGGTTCAGCCAGACCAATGCAGATACAGATGAGGATGGATTTTGTGATTCACCATTGAATAAGTATGAGTTGGCAGTGAGTAATATCGATTATCTGCCACTTTCAACTACACTAACAATTACCGGCAGTTGCCCAATAGATATAGAGGTTGTGGATCCAGAAGGATTTTTAATCACAAAACAAACAAATCAGATTCTGGGGGCAACGTATAGAGAAATAGATATAAATGGGGATGGAGATCTAAATGACATTGTATCAATTCCAAATCTAAAACAAGGAAATTACCAAATAGAAATAATTCCAGAACAAGATGCTGAACCCTCTGAAACCTATACACTCGAAGTTTCATTAGGAGGTACTACTTTAATTTTGGATAAAAATGTACCTGCCAGTAATATTCCGAATCAACCATATAATGTAAAAATAACAGCCGAACGAGAAATATCTTCTTATGCGTATAATCCATCCATCAACATTGAAAAATCTACAAATGGAATGAATGCTGATAATTCAACTGGCCCTCAAATAATTGTAGGGGATACAGTTACATGGACTTACAATGTAACAAATACCGGTAACGTGAATCTGATAGATATCAATGTTACCGACAGCAAAGGGATTGAAGTAAATTGTCCCAAGACAACGCTGGAACCAGGTGAATCAATGACCTGTACAGCTATAGGAATAGCGGAACTCGGACAGTATAGTAATTATGGGAATGTCACTGCCATGCATGGAGATGTTGAGGTTCAAGACAGTGACTTAAGCCATTATTTTGGATACGGTAAGAAGAGTCCTGGATTTGGAATATTGGCAGGTCTCATTGTCATCGTCTCAATAACTCTTCTTCGCAGGCGTGGGGATTGA
- a CDS encoding 2,3-bisphosphoglycerate-dependent phosphoglycerate mutase, with protein MNYLILVRHGQSRWNLENRFTGWVDVPLSEKGIKEAMDCAVELENVEIDVAFTSKLIRAQETLFLILAKQKKSGIFLHESTKRKEWSLHPVRFEDNEIPVFSSDALNERFYGDLQGQNKQEARETFGEEQVFIWRRSYDIRPPGGESLKDTYERTIPYFIEAIIPQLENGKNVIVSAHGNSLRSVIKYIENISDEDIPKLELETGKPVFYSFNNGKFVKDK; from the coding sequence ATGAATTATCTGATACTGGTAAGACACGGACAATCCAGATGGAACCTTGAGAACAGGTTCACCGGGTGGGTTGATGTACCACTTAGTGAAAAAGGGATCAAGGAAGCAATGGACTGTGCTGTTGAACTTGAGAACGTGGAGATAGATGTTGCATTCACCTCCAAGCTCATAAGGGCGCAGGAGACACTATTCCTTATACTGGCAAAGCAGAAGAAAAGTGGCATTTTCCTGCATGAAAGTACTAAAAGGAAGGAATGGTCACTGCATCCTGTCAGATTCGAGGATAACGAGATTCCTGTCTTTTCAAGCGATGCCCTGAATGAAAGATTCTATGGAGATCTGCAGGGACAGAACAAACAGGAAGCAAGGGAAACGTTTGGGGAGGAACAGGTTTTCATCTGGCGGAGAAGTTATGACATTAGACCTCCTGGCGGTGAAAGTCTTAAGGATACATATGAGCGCACAATTCCTTACTTCATAGAAGCAATCATCCCCCAACTTGAAAATGGAAAAAATGTAATCGTTTCAGCACATGGTAACAGCCTGCGCTCTGTGATTAAATATATTGAGAATATCAGTGACGAAGACATACCTAAACTTGAACTGGAAACAGGAAAGCCAGTATTTTACAGTTTCAACAACGGCAAATTCGTTAAAGATAAATAA
- a CDS encoding 4Fe-4S dicluster domain-containing protein: MSGKKEPSPVINIIECKACGRCIVACPKGVLKMSDDINERGYHYIEYAGEGCTGCANCYYTCPEPLAIEIHIPLKDD, encoded by the coding sequence ATGTCAGGCAAAAAAGAACCATCCCCGGTTATTAATATCATAGAGTGTAAAGCCTGCGGACGTTGTATTGTAGCATGTCCCAAAGGTGTCCTGAAAATGAGTGACGATATCAACGAAAGAGGATACCATTACATAGAATATGCAGGTGAGGGCTGCACAGGTTGTGCCAACTGTTATTATACCTGTCCTGAGCCACTTGCCATAGAGATACACATTCCGCTTAAGGACGATTGA
- a CDS encoding 2-oxoacid:acceptor oxidoreductase family protein, which yields MAEKVIKSAGLYSEYTRKGGAAPTATHYCPGCGHGVIHKLIGEAMHDLEIQDRSVMISPVGCAVFAYYYFDCGNIQVAHGRAPAVGTGVSRAQDDSVVISYQGDGDLASIGLNETIQAANRGEKMAVFFVNNTVYGMTGGQMAPTTLIGEKTVTCPDGRDPGFAGYPMHMCELLNNLKAPVFIERVSVSDISHIRKARKAIRKALEIQRDGKGYSFVEILSTCPTNLRQNSEQSTAFVNEEMEKEFPLGNFRDLSEETEPLCRGDSVFDKNSIDDLFNLETESSPDAKLDPSFPEVQIKAAGFGGQGVLSMGLTLAHAGCDAQRFVSWYPSYGPEQRGGTSNCSVVVSGESIGSPVVYTPDVLVAMNRPSLEKFAFEVKEGGYILYDSAIGECDIPEGIKGVAVPAVKIAGDAGSEKAANTVMLGVIMALGITGLDEKHFKAALAETFAKKPKLIPLNHAVLEAAAVWAKENI from the coding sequence ATGGCAGAAAAAGTGATTAAGAGCGCTGGCCTGTACTCTGAATATACCAGAAAGGGCGGTGCAGCTCCAACTGCAACCCACTACTGTCCGGGATGCGGACATGGTGTGATCCATAAGCTTATCGGCGAGGCAATGCATGACCTTGAAATACAGGACCGCAGTGTTATGATAAGTCCTGTAGGTTGTGCTGTGTTTGCTTATTACTACTTTGACTGCGGAAACATCCAGGTAGCACACGGACGTGCTCCTGCTGTTGGAACAGGTGTTTCAAGGGCACAGGATGATTCGGTGGTTATTTCTTATCAGGGAGACGGTGACCTTGCATCAATCGGTCTGAACGAAACCATTCAGGCAGCCAACCGTGGTGAGAAGATGGCAGTATTCTTTGTCAACAACACCGTTTATGGTATGACCGGCGGCCAGATGGCTCCAACAACTCTCATCGGGGAGAAGACCGTAACCTGTCCTGACGGAAGAGACCCCGGATTTGCAGGCTATCCAATGCATATGTGCGAGCTTCTAAACAACCTGAAAGCTCCTGTTTTTATTGAAAGAGTTTCAGTTTCCGATATTTCACACATCAGAAAGGCACGCAAAGCTATCCGCAAAGCACTTGAAATCCAGCGTGATGGAAAAGGATATTCATTTGTGGAGATCCTTTCCACATGTCCTACAAACCTCAGGCAGAATTCCGAGCAGAGTACTGCGTTTGTAAATGAGGAAATGGAGAAGGAATTCCCGCTTGGCAATTTCAGGGATCTTTCTGAAGAAACTGAGCCACTTTGCAGAGGAGACAGTGTATTTGACAAGAATTCAATTGATGACCTCTTCAATCTTGAGACCGAATCATCACCTGATGCTAAACTTGATCCTTCATTCCCTGAAGTCCAGATAAAAGCAGCAGGCTTTGGTGGACAGGGTGTACTGAGCATGGGTCTGACACTGGCACACGCAGGGTGTGATGCACAGCGCTTTGTTTCATGGTATCCATCATACGGTCCTGAACAGCGTGGTGGAACCTCCAACTGTTCTGTTGTTGTTTCAGGCGAATCGATCGGTTCTCCGGTAGTCTACACACCTGATGTGCTTGTGGCAATGAATCGTCCTTCACTGGAAAAGTTTGCTTTTGAGGTAAAGGAAGGTGGATACATTCTTTATGATTCAGCTATCGGAGAATGTGACATTCCTGAAGGTATTAAAGGCGTAGCTGTTCCGGCTGTAAAGATTGCAGGTGATGCAGGTTCTGAGAAGGCCGCAAATACCGTAATGCTGGGAGTTATCATGGCTCTTGGAATCACAGGACTTGATGAAAAACATTTCAAGGCAGCTCTTGCTGAGACCTTTGCCAAGAAACCAAAACTTATTCCACTAAACCACGCAGTTCTGGAAGCAGCAGCTGTGTGGGCAAAAGAGAATATCTGA
- a CDS encoding thioredoxin family protein: MAENNILEANDSNWDELIKNQEKPMVVMFYLPTCVHCKEIEPYFRDYSIEFHKSCTFVMMNGLDSPLTARKYGVRGTPTFKFFCKGRAIKEQVGLVYPSILRQSIEELIKHGDECVLHTSPMPDEVSPYE, encoded by the coding sequence ATGGCTGAAAATAATATTTTAGAAGCTAATGATTCTAATTGGGATGAGCTCATTAAAAACCAGGAAAAACCAATGGTTGTCATGTTCTATCTGCCAACCTGCGTTCACTGCAAGGAGATAGAGCCATATTTCAGGGATTATTCAATTGAGTTTCACAAATCATGTACCTTTGTAATGATGAACGGACTTGACAGTCCTCTGACTGCAAGAAAATATGGTGTTCGCGGAACTCCAACTTTTAAGTTCTTCTGTAAAGGACGTGCTATTAAAGAACAGGTGGGTCTTGTTTATCCTTCAATACTCCGCCAATCCATCGAAGAACTCATTAAACATGGTGATGAATGCGTGCTGCATACATCCCCGATGCCTGATGAAGTGTCTCCATATGAGTGA
- the nudC gene encoding NAD(+) diphosphatase has protein sequence MSSEDTIQAADFLPLVRPPQKDDKSDSFCFAFRNRELLLIGEEGNYRLPLMKEMGKLGFSGIRTQYLGELRDISCYSMELDGSKDTGELVSGNPFENLSLADVCDLSEKTCFVGLRELSGILEETLTALAGKAVHIMEWDKNTLYCGRCGSETSIKEEERAKQCPECGFTSFPKISPAIIVMIEKEDKVLLARSPHFPPGRYSIIAGFVEPGESIEQAVVREVKEEVGVQIKNIRYFGSQPWPFPDSLMIGFTAEHAEGDIKIDGIEIEDAGWYRIDEIPHAPGTTSISGQLIRYFIDRHS, from the coding sequence ATGAGCTCAGAAGACACAATTCAGGCTGCGGATTTCCTGCCACTGGTCCGGCCACCCCAGAAAGATGATAAGAGTGACAGCTTTTGTTTTGCATTCAGGAACCGTGAGTTATTACTTATAGGTGAGGAAGGAAACTACAGATTACCTTTGATGAAAGAGATGGGGAAACTTGGTTTTTCAGGGATAAGAACCCAGTATCTCGGAGAACTCAGAGATATATCATGTTATTCCATGGAACTTGACGGTTCAAAAGATACAGGAGAATTGGTATCTGGAAACCCTTTCGAGAATCTATCTCTGGCAGATGTCTGTGACCTCAGTGAAAAAACCTGTTTTGTCGGACTCAGGGAACTAAGTGGCATTCTTGAAGAAACACTAACCGCACTTGCAGGAAAAGCTGTCCATATTATGGAGTGGGATAAAAATACTCTTTATTGTGGCAGGTGTGGCAGTGAAACCTCAATAAAAGAAGAAGAAAGAGCAAAACAATGTCCTGAATGTGGTTTCACATCTTTCCCAAAAATATCACCTGCAATAATCGTCATGATCGAAAAAGAGGACAAAGTCCTGCTGGCACGTTCTCCTCATTTCCCACCTGGCCGATACAGTATCATTGCAGGATTTGTTGAACCTGGAGAGTCAATTGAGCAGGCTGTTGTCAGGGAAGTAAAGGAGGAAGTAGGTGTCCAAATTAAAAACATCAGATACTTTGGAAGCCAGCCATGGCCTTTCCCGGATTCACTCATGATAGGGTTTACCGCTGAGCATGCAGAAGGTGACATTAAGATAGATGGCATTGAGATCGAAGATGCAGGCTGGTACAGGATAGATGAGATCCCTCATGCTCCCGGAACGACTAGTATATCAGGACAGTTGATCAGATATTTTATTGATCGGCATTCCTGA